In the Necator americanus strain Aroian chromosome X, whole genome shotgun sequence genome, TGCAATTATGATgttggtagttttttttgaaactatgaTCTGTAAGGTCAAATCCGAAGAGTATTGATTTCGGAGTTATTTGGTACCATTCTTGTTTATCCAACACTTTCAGAACCATGACAATCAAGTACGACCCTGCGAGAATGAGATATGATCctgagaaaatgagaatacACATTCATTACTtgcgaaaaattgaaatcttctATGATCTAGGTAATCTTCTACGGATGTTTTGTGTTGCATCTACTTTTTTACGTTAACCCCTTCTTAAAATCATTTCTGTACGTTGAATTTTGTGGGAAATCTCAGAGCTCGCATATCTGAAAAAGATACAATCCGAATGTACTCAAGTGATGGAAGCGATTTCTGAACTAGAAACGAATCCTACCGAGGAATTATTCGAAGAGATTGGTCGTAGCATCGACAGCATGGTGAATGAAATTCAATTGAAGTTCGAATAAAATCCATGTTAATCGATCACCACTTACGtagatgaaagaaatgagcgaTCTCTCTCGTTTAGAAATCCATGTTCAAGATCTTCAATCTGCTTGGATTCTTGAAAGATCTCGCCAAGGAGCTCGCGGATCGCTATCAACCGTTCAGCTATGGACGTCGCACTTTTTCCTCGTGTATTTCTTAGCTTATTTCCCTTTCCTGGGATTGAATTCTGAGTTCTGACATCAGATCCTGTTCACTTATGTCTCCCAGTTCCGGTTCTTTCATcacgttcttttctttttttcgtttttttttcctttcgtaaAGAGCAGAACCTACTAATCACTAGACGACTGCGTGTTGATAAAAGTTATCTTTTGCGTTATATTGCGTTCTATTATTCAGAACGTAGCCAGTGCGTGCTATTACCGTAATGTGGCCGTCTATTCTCCCTTTTTTAATGTTGCTCTTTCTCTATTTGTCCGAGTTTGTGTTTATCCCTcggttttgaatttttgtgaatAATAAAGAGTAAATACTGAGATTAAAGTATGTACACTTCTCTGTATTTGTAGGTGTCTGAGCGTCAGATGTTTTGGTAGATGATTCCTGACAGTTGCTGATGTATCCTAGATGACATAGCTCATAAGATGTTGTATGGAGTGCGTTGACatctcattttcattctcatGACACCTATTTACAGGAAATGAAGTGTTTATGGATGGGTAGTTGTGAATCAAGCATTATAAATAGTGCttgtatagttttttttcaataaactaGAAACATTTTGACAACTTAAACTAAATTTCAATTAACGTTCCTTAGTACCGTTGAGAAGAGCTGCGAGGGCATTCACTAAATGCTAAGCGAAATCTTGTAAACACTaaacttctttttattgttaCTAGTCTATACGGTACAAGAAACAGAAACGAAGTGAGAATTCACTCTTATATTTTCATGTCTATAAAAATAACACTCCTAAGGAGCATCATCCGAAAAATCGGATGCCACCATAACAGTTCATaagtatttcctttttttcttacttctattcagaagaaaatgtatTGTCAGGACCTCTTAAACTCTGTACACAGAGCCATATGATCAAAATTAACGCAGAGTGCCACTTGTCTCTATGAAGTCACAGATATGACCTAAAATGAAGTTGAAGGGAGCAACTCATGAAGTTCCCAGCCGTGTTTTATAGGTTTCAAATGGGTAGTAATATCACGAGGAAAGGACTACGAACTTCTGGGAAACGAGACTCTCAGTGAAATGTTTAAACTGTCGGTGAAAAGCTTACAATTATAACCCGCACCATCGCATACTTCACACGAGTTCGGTAAGTTTTCAATCCATAAGGAATTTTACGGGAGGTATGTAATTGGGGAGAAGtcacttcaaattttcaagCTATATATTtggaaatcttgaaaattcaACGCCCTTCAATAAACAGTGGAGGACATGGAAAAATAGATTACATTGTGGATATCACGAAGAAAGGACTACGAAATCCTGGAGAACGAGATTATTCGTGAGATATTCAAATTAGCACTGAAAACCTCATAATTGTAATCCGTGCCAATGCATACTTTATGAGAAAGATTGTGAAACATAACTGAGGAGCCGCCCTGATAAAATATACAGATCTTtggattttaaaggcatcaccccacgaatctgaggtggtacggatttcaggtggagtattcgtatacgggatgggagactatggagaaggagtgattccgtccatttcttcctaactgccgtaaaaaacggtccggaagatacggcttcaggcgttctagcgcactattttctacagagagttcgactggagccagccttctgcagcgccgcatcttccgggccgttttttatggcaattaggaaggaatggacggaatcatccccccccccccccctccataatctacgatctcgtatacgattactccacctgaaattagtaccacctcagattcgtggggtgatgcctttaaagaaaaggaaaagatctTCTCTTCCACCTACCTAGGACGACCATCCACTATTGAATATATGATGGCTGCAACTATTTCTTCTGCAGATTTACATCGTTAAATCCTGTTCTGTTAATGCTGTTAATTCCGAGCGCAAATTTTATACTATTATCGGTCCTCCGATTCAGAGTTATACTTGTGGTAATTGTTTTAACAGTAAGTACTATGATAGTAGCTAGTGATAAAAAGGATAGTAATACATTTAGCACAATGGATGCTCGTTCTAACAACGTGAAATCTGTAGATACAGGCATTTTAATAGGACAGAAAAGAGTCGTACTTCTCCACCTCGAAAATCCTTCATATCCTATAATCGACCACCCATTGTCGATTACATGACAAGAGGGGGCGTGTGGCTAatcgaaaagaaacttttaaaaCAGTTAGTACAAGGATAATTCTTTATTTGGGAACTGACAGTATGAGATATGTGTCTGCATGAACTTCAAAGATGTAAATCTGTAGTAAAAGTTATTGCAACGCTAAAAACGGTGTTCAAAATGGCGCCACAGTGGTCACAGTGGAGCGGGTCCTGGAACGATAGCAGCCATGCGACTGGTAGATAGCGCTTCTGAGATTTTCTCGATTGTTCTATCACTGAATAGATTACGATGGGGTGGGGGGGGATCCTATGTTTGTACTATGGACTTCTGGCAAACATCTTCTCCGTTTCGACTCCTCCTTTCGCTGTTATGCGTCAAAGTTTGACATTTTCGCTTTGAATTAGCCATTTCATCAGGAGTTGTGGCCTTCGCAGCTGTTTTCTTTGTGTGCGGTTCGCTTTAGGGTCCCAAAATTACTCTTGTATGTCTCTGGCTTCTGTTTACACTTGTTTTTCTATCCATGTCTTTCACCGACTCCAATTGTGACATCCCGGTtaaaactttaacttttttaaaattcttacaGTTGGACCCTTCCTTTACTCTAGAATAATGGTGAATTCACCTCCTATACTCAAACGCTGTTCTTATTTTAATTGTCTAACGGAAATGAGCTCGTCAGTAGCTCAAAGTACTGCGGCTGTACTACTGACAGATGGCTCCAGATAGCGTCAGGAAGGCGTCTAAGGTGATATCTCCTTGTCACCTGAGTTTTACCAGTCTTACCTACATAATTGCGCATCTGTCAGACAAGAAATTAGCcttaaaaccaaaaaatcccATTTGCAAATGAGCGTGGGCGTAGTCGGAGGTTTGAATTGTGTTTTAGTCCCGCCGCGACCACTACGGTCATTTGACCAACGAGGGCGGAGGTCAGTCTCAAATGTTCACTCTTTCTGTGCGGTCGGCTTCATCCTCTCTGAGGCTTCTTTGTCTATCATCACCATTTTGCTcgtatttctgttttcttttctcttttctttccctaTCTCTGTCCTACTGTCATCCTCTACGTAGTAGCGCGCCACGCGTGGGCGGTCGCGCTATCGTTTGGGGGTCTCTGCGAGGGCGTAGTAGGTATAATCGCTCGCTCACTTTTGCAATCAgcgttctttatttttcattttctcgcaGTTTGCGCCTACTTTGTCGGAACCTTTGCTCtgtatggaagaaaaatctactCACATCTGTTTCTACCTAAGTTTTTTCATAACTTCACTGTTTCTGCCTGTCCCCTTCCATAACTTCCACTTATTCTTCttgtttaatgtttttttaaacaagtacttcttcttttcttacaGTAACGATACTTTTTTCAGCTTATCAATCTCAACCTTTGATGCTATGGCTGAACACGAGTTCCCATACGACTACTTCGAAGAGTACGTGCCCGTTTGCGATGTTGTTCCATCTCCAGCTGAGACTGAAGGTGAAACTCAACCATTCAGATCGCTTTTTGCTTTAGgcatgttttgttttcaggGAACCAAAAGAGCTTCGAAGAAACGGTCATGGAGCTGAGTGACCCTATCGGAGAAGTGTCTTCAGATTCTTACTCCCTGACCTCGCAGACGGGAAGTGTTCCTCCGTCGCGTCGCATTTCCTCCGCTTCCATGTCAGACTCATTCACGCGACAGCCAACTGTTTATCATGGGGAACGCTACGATGCTGCTGTCCGGGCTCTCGCGGCTTCCAGGTCAAATTCA is a window encoding:
- a CDS encoding hypothetical protein (NECATOR_CHRX.G21760.T1); its protein translation is MTIKYDPARMRYDPEKMRIHIHYLRKIEIFYDLELAYLKKIQSECTQVMEAISELETNPTEELFEEIGRSIDSMKSMFKIFNLLGFLKDLAKELADRYQPFSYGRRTFSSCIS